The following proteins are encoded in a genomic region of Deltaproteobacteria bacterium:
- a CDS encoding tetratricopeptide repeat protein — protein sequence MMMESGYIYLGMGRFVEAREVFEGVSVLAPESEVPHVAIGSAYFAEGKFDKAIQCYKKALGLKPDSSFAHSYMGEALFFKGRKEEAMDELKKAASLDPEGKSGGFAQALLDAVQKGFQPSFKGDSPRGESPKPETNVSRS from the coding sequence GTGATGATGGAATCGGGGTATATCTATCTCGGGATGGGGCGGTTTGTTGAAGCCCGCGAGGTCTTCGAAGGAGTTTCTGTCCTTGCCCCGGAGAGTGAGGTCCCCCACGTGGCTATCGGGAGTGCCTATTTTGCGGAAGGGAAATTCGACAAGGCGATCCAGTGCTACAAGAAAGCCCTCGGTCTGAAGCCGGATAGTTCCTTTGCCCACTCTTATATGGGGGAGGCCCTTTTCTTTAAGGGGAGAAAAGAGGAGGCGATGGATGAGCTTAAAAAGGCGGCCTCTTTGGATCCGGAAGGGAAATCAGGCGGTTTTGCCCAGGCCCTGCTGGATGCGGTCCAAAAGGGGTTTCAACCTTCCTTCAAGGGTGATTCACCCAGGGGTGAGTCACCCAAGCCGGAGACGAACGTTTCCCGGAGTTAG
- a CDS encoding sigma-70 family RNA polymerase sigma factor, giving the protein MTLKAQEEGSQKPEAKKPLTKKEQKELEKRDRLIEQYLPYASFIAGRVIQTLSSSVDFDDVMCNARLGLLEAAKRFDPTLNIDFKTFAYYRIKGAIYDGLRKTGWIPRSLYAKIKFEQASNEYLQYMTEKATATGKPIPEEEVRELYDTVNSLASIYVISLDASEDMEVEDKKAQDVEQSAEFQQVKRHMKEAIESLPEKERRLIKMYYFQNKTLKEAGEKIGLSKSWTSRLHARALELLYRKINLKVRSDKTPADKSVPERSAQEQSAQGRSAQGGGSGQ; this is encoded by the coding sequence ATGACTTTAAAGGCCCAAGAAGAGGGTTCCCAAAAACCGGAGGCCAAAAAACCTCTGACGAAGAAAGAGCAGAAGGAGCTCGAAAAGCGAGACCGGTTGATCGAGCAATATCTCCCTTACGCCTCTTTTATTGCCGGTCGTGTCATCCAGACCCTTTCTTCCTCCGTCGATTTTGACGATGTCATGTGCAATGCCCGGCTTGGACTGCTGGAGGCGGCCAAACGGTTTGACCCGACCCTCAATATTGATTTTAAGACCTTTGCCTATTACCGGATCAAAGGGGCGATCTACGACGGTTTGCGAAAAACCGGTTGGATCCCCCGTTCTCTTTACGCAAAAATTAAATTTGAACAGGCCTCCAACGAATACCTGCAATACATGACGGAGAAAGCGACAGCGACAGGAAAGCCGATTCCCGAGGAAGAGGTCAGAGAGCTTTATGACACAGTCAATTCACTCGCCTCTATTTATGTCATCTCGCTCGATGCCTCTGAGGATATGGAGGTGGAGGATAAGAAGGCCCAGGACGTGGAACAGAGCGCCGAATTTCAGCAAGTTAAAAGACATATGAAGGAGGCGATTGAATCGCTTCCTGAGAAGGAACGCCGGCTGATCAAGATGTATTACTTTCAAAACAAGACCCTGAAAGAGGCGGGGGAAAAGATCGGGCTCTCCAAGTCATGGACCTCCCGCCTTCATGCCCGTGCCCTGGAACTGCTCTATAGAAAGATTAATCTGAAAGTGAGATCGGACAAAACGCCGGCCGATAAGTCGGTGCCAGAGCGATCCGCTCAAGAGCAATCCGCCCAGGGGCGGTCCGCCCAAGGGGGAGGGAGTGGTCAATGA